A section of the Solitalea canadensis DSM 3403 genome encodes:
- a CDS encoding efflux RND transporter permease subunit, whose protein sequence is MSSISTLSISRPVMAGVMSVLLILFGIVGYSFLGTREYPVTDSPIVTVTTVYPGASADIIASQVTKPLEEAIAEANGIRAISSTSREQVSVITVEFNLNADLEAAANDVRDKVSKSRQQLPTDIEPTIVEKAGPADFLVFLTVQSKTKSLEDVTDFVNINIKERLQSIPGVRLVDSYAGRKRSMRLRMDPVKMAAYGLTPSDIQKALQRENVDLPSGRIEGQNTEVSLRTEGRLVNEDDFNNMILSQKDGAIVRFKDIGTAVMSSQNERTAMIIYNGKTAEYGVGTGVMPQRGANSLAIVEEFKKRFEEIKKTAPKEYEIALGKDFTVPVRNSLSEVEETLILAFVLVSIIIFIFLRDWRSTIIPLVAIPVSIISAFFIMYIADFSINVLTLLGLVLAIGLVVDDAIVVLENIYSKVEKGMHPVEAAKKGSTEIYFAVISTTVTLAAVFLPILFLGGITGRLFKEFAIVVAGSVLISAFVALTLSPMMSAYLLKAGTAHGWLYRKTEPWFEALNNAYARSLNAFFKVRWLGFVILLLSFGVAYWLAPKLPSELAPLEDRSMIGLAVIAPEGTSFESMQASMKEIGNYVSDSVPDLNRDRTYAAIAAGSGNLTLPVNSSFQWIFLEDPKDRKSGLTQAQIYQKLAAAAPRFRNVLVIPIQLPTIGGYGNSQPVQYVIQAPGLKELVDVMPKLMNSVYSSNKLMFPDPDFKINRPEISISIDRRRAAQLGISTEEIGRTLQLALSGRRYGYFIYNDRQYEVIGQLDRKERSAPYDLRSLNLKAQSGEMVSLDNLVTLKDGISPPAIYRFNQNYSATISATPAPGVSLGEAIKELDNITAKELPKGFSTALAGQSRDYAESSSSLVYAFLFAIVLIYLVLAAQFESLIDPFIILLTVPMALTGALLSLYFTDQSINIFSQIGIIMLIGLITKNGILIVEFANQSKEEGESVLEAVKTAAVSRFRPILMTTLAMIFGTLPIAMSLGTASGSRQSLGIVVVGGLIFAGVLTLYVIPAIYSYFSRAHKKSIITEHEPAELKEAV, encoded by the coding sequence ATGAGTTCAATATCAACACTGAGCATTTCCCGTCCGGTAATGGCGGGAGTAATGTCAGTTCTACTAATATTATTCGGTATTGTTGGGTACTCCTTTTTAGGAACCCGTGAATACCCTGTTACCGATTCGCCTATCGTTACGGTAACCACTGTTTATCCGGGAGCGAGTGCAGATATTATTGCTTCGCAGGTAACCAAACCATTGGAAGAAGCAATTGCTGAAGCAAATGGAATCCGAGCTATTTCATCGACTTCGCGTGAGCAGGTGAGTGTGATTACGGTGGAATTTAACCTGAATGCAGATTTAGAAGCTGCTGCGAATGATGTTCGCGATAAAGTTTCAAAATCGCGCCAGCAACTACCAACCGACATAGAGCCAACCATTGTTGAAAAAGCTGGTCCGGCCGACTTCCTGGTATTCCTAACGGTGCAGAGTAAAACGAAAAGTCTGGAAGATGTAACCGATTTTGTAAACATCAATATTAAAGAACGTTTACAATCGATTCCCGGCGTGCGTTTGGTCGATTCTTATGCAGGACGTAAACGTTCAATGCGTTTACGGATGGACCCGGTGAAAATGGCTGCTTATGGATTAACACCTTCAGATATTCAGAAAGCATTACAACGTGAGAATGTTGACTTACCAAGCGGTAGGATCGAAGGTCAAAATACCGAAGTTTCTTTACGTACCGAAGGTCGTTTGGTTAATGAAGATGATTTCAACAACATGATTCTGAGCCAAAAGGATGGTGCAATAGTTCGATTCAAAGACATTGGAACCGCTGTAATGTCGTCACAAAATGAGCGTACAGCAATGATCATCTACAATGGTAAAACTGCCGAATATGGGGTAGGTACCGGAGTAATGCCACAACGCGGTGCTAACTCTCTGGCCATTGTTGAAGAGTTTAAAAAACGATTTGAGGAAATTAAGAAAACCGCTCCTAAGGAATACGAAATTGCTCTAGGGAAGGACTTTACCGTTCCAGTTCGAAATTCACTTTCGGAAGTGGAAGAAACCCTGATACTTGCTTTTGTACTGGTATCAATCATCATCTTTATTTTCTTGCGCGACTGGAGAAGTACGATAATACCATTGGTGGCCATTCCGGTGTCTATTATTTCCGCGTTCTTCATTATGTACATCGCCGATTTTTCCATTAATGTGCTTACACTCCTGGGATTGGTGCTGGCTATTGGTTTGGTAGTGGACGATGCGATTGTGGTCCTTGAAAATATCTACAGTAAGGTAGAGAAGGGAATGCATCCGGTTGAAGCTGCAAAAAAAGGATCTACCGAAATTTACTTTGCAGTTATCTCTACTACCGTAACACTGGCCGCAGTTTTTCTACCGATTCTGTTCTTAGGGGGCATTACGGGAAGATTGTTTAAAGAGTTTGCCATTGTGGTAGCCGGCTCGGTATTGATTTCCGCATTTGTGGCCTTAACCTTATCGCCAATGATGAGCGCTTATTTATTGAAAGCGGGAACGGCTCATGGGTGGTTGTATCGTAAAACCGAACCTTGGTTTGAAGCGTTGAATAATGCTTATGCCCGCTCTTTAAATGCGTTCTTTAAAGTACGCTGGTTAGGTTTTGTGATCTTATTACTTTCTTTCGGTGTGGCTTACTGGTTGGCCCCAAAGCTTCCTTCAGAATTAGCTCCGCTTGAAGATCGTTCAATGATCGGATTAGCAGTTATTGCTCCGGAAGGAACTTCCTTTGAGAGTATGCAAGCCAGTATGAAGGAGATCGGAAATTACGTTAGTGATTCTGTTCCTGACTTAAATCGCGATCGCACTTATGCAGCTATTGCCGCAGGTAGTGGAAATCTGACTTTACCGGTTAATAGTAGTTTTCAATGGATTTTCCTGGAAGATCCTAAAGACCGAAAAAGTGGGTTAACCCAGGCGCAGATTTATCAAAAATTAGCTGCTGCTGCACCTCGATTCCGTAATGTGTTAGTAATCCCAATTCAGTTGCCAACGATCGGAGGTTATGGAAATAGCCAACCTGTACAATACGTAATTCAGGCACCTGGCTTAAAAGAATTAGTAGATGTGATGCCTAAACTGATGAACTCAGTTTACTCGAGCAACAAACTGATGTTCCCTGATCCCGACTTTAAAATTAACCGTCCGGAGATTAGTATTTCCATTGACAGACGTCGTGCCGCTCAGTTGGGTATATCGACTGAAGAAATCGGAAGAACATTACAACTGGCTTTAAGTGGTCGTCGTTATGGATATTTTATCTACAATGACCGTCAGTATGAGGTAATCGGACAATTGGACCGGAAAGAGCGTTCAGCGCCTTATGATTTGCGTTCGCTTAATTTAAAAGCACAATCGGGTGAGATGGTTTCGTTGGATAACCTGGTTACCTTGAAAGATGGAATCAGTCCACCTGCCATTTATCGTTTCAACCAAAATTATAGCGCGACTATTTCGGCAACACCTGCACCAGGTGTAAGCTTGGGAGAAGCAATTAAGGAGCTGGATAATATTACGGCCAAAGAATTACCGAAAGGTTTCAGTACAGCACTTGCCGGACAAAGCCGCGATTATGCCGAAAGCAGTTCAAGTTTGGTTTATGCATTCTTATTTGCCATTGTGCTAATCTATTTGGTGTTGGCTGCTCAATTTGAAAGTCTGATAGATCCATTTATCATTCTGCTGACAGTTCCAATGGCATTAACCGGAGCGTTGTTGAGTTTATATTTTACCGATCAGTCGATCAATATTTTCAGTCAGATTGGTATCATCATGCTCATTGGGTTGATCACCAAAAACGGTATCCTGATCGTTGAGTTTGCGAACCAAAGCAAGGAAGAAGGGGAGTCGGTTTTAGAAGCAGTAAAGACAGCAGCCGTGTCGAGGTTCAGACCAATTTTGATGACCACTTTGGCCATGATATTTGGTACCCTACCAATCGCCATGTCATTAGGAACCGCTTCAGGAAGCCGCCAGTCATTAGGTATTGTGGTAGTAGGAGGTTTGATCTTCGCCGGAGTTTTAACGCTTTATGTTATTCCTGCTATTTATTCCTATTTCTCAAGGGCACATAAAAAATCAATAATAACTGAACATGAACCTGCTGAATTGAAAGAGGCAGTGTGA
- a CDS encoding TolC family protein — MNKINTAHIVAWIILILLGLATTLVEAQSLPNQSLTLKDVIELARSHNRDLKVDSLSISRSEQQTRIAKSQFLPTIGLAGQYQHYFQKPVFFGFDAISPDKINYGRVGGEDQIGAQAFLSQPIFNPNASPELKRSKLVEKQTQLQYRDREVDVVSDVKQVYLRILVLEKRLRLQNESVERNKKALEDSRSLLTQGKALLVDTLRAYTSMKNLEPDVLRLTYAIEVSKQQLGVLTGLDSLTSSNINLKDSLVYSPADVIPTEVELYKASLTQRADLQILALNRDVSQQQIDVAKGAKLPSLNLVSQYQLQSQANDFKFGSASWPPVFFVGAQVSIPLFTGFANTSRVKQAQIEQRQSHVIYTNAQAQLKTEVKSVLASLLETSKRIQTQLNVENTAETSYSITKYRYERGVASRLELVDAELALRTAQINYLEAVFEYQTAKIELDRTLGKVVY; from the coding sequence ATGAACAAGATAAATACGGCGCATATAGTCGCCTGGATTATATTAATATTACTGGGACTCGCAACTACATTGGTAGAAGCACAGTCCTTGCCTAATCAATCACTAACTTTAAAAGACGTGATTGAATTGGCCAGAAGTCATAACCGAGATCTAAAAGTTGATTCACTATCCATCAGCAGATCGGAACAGCAAACGCGTATTGCTAAAAGTCAGTTTTTACCTACGATTGGCCTTGCCGGACAGTACCAACATTATTTTCAAAAACCGGTTTTCTTTGGCTTTGACGCTATATCACCCGATAAAATTAATTATGGACGAGTAGGAGGTGAGGATCAGATTGGTGCCCAGGCATTTTTATCACAGCCAATTTTTAACCCGAATGCATCGCCAGAGCTGAAACGCTCGAAATTGGTTGAAAAGCAAACCCAATTGCAGTATCGTGATCGGGAGGTAGATGTAGTTTCGGATGTTAAACAAGTGTATTTGAGGATTTTGGTGCTGGAAAAACGTTTACGCCTGCAAAACGAAAGTGTAGAACGTAATAAAAAAGCGCTGGAAGATTCGCGTTCATTATTGACACAGGGGAAAGCATTGTTGGTAGATACATTAAGGGCCTATACATCCATGAAAAACCTGGAACCGGATGTGTTACGTTTAACCTATGCCATTGAAGTTAGTAAACAACAATTAGGCGTTCTTACCGGACTTGATTCGTTAACGAGCAGTAACATCAACCTGAAAGATTCTTTAGTATACAGTCCGGCAGATGTAATCCCTACAGAAGTGGAATTATACAAAGCATCATTGACACAACGCGCTGACCTGCAGATTTTGGCATTGAATCGGGATGTTAGTCAGCAGCAAATTGATGTTGCAAAAGGAGCAAAATTGCCTTCACTTAATTTGGTGAGCCAGTATCAGTTACAATCCCAAGCAAATGACTTTAAATTCGGAAGTGCAAGCTGGCCTCCGGTATTCTTTGTTGGCGCGCAGGTTTCAATTCCATTATTTACCGGTTTTGCCAATACTTCCAGGGTAAAGCAAGCGCAGATCGAACAACGCCAGTCGCACGTGATTTACACCAACGCTCAGGCTCAACTTAAAACCGAAGTGAAAAGTGTACTGGCTTCATTGCTGGAGACATCCAAAAGGATCCAAACCCAGTTGAATGTTGAAAATACAGCAGAAACCAGTTATTCGATCACCAAATACCGCTATGAACGAGGCGTGGCATCTCGCTTAGAATTAGTGGATGCCGAATTGGCGCTGCGAACAGCCCAAATCAACTACCTGGAAGCGGTCTTTGAATATCAAACCGCCAAAATTGAACTCGACCGCACGCTCGGAAAAGTTGTGTATTAA
- a CDS encoding MarR family winged helix-turn-helix transcriptional regulator, whose amino-acid sequence MNKSPFDLSHQNLTVDSKIVAALERISQAFRVLLWNESKELSLSPIQIQVLIFLLYHSDEKRKVSYMAHEFNMTKATISDSIKSLEQKELISKEYEQHDTRSYIIHLTPKGKELAEQTALFTNEIQTPVNKLLPDDKENLLLSLLNIISHLNKTGVITIQRMCMSCRHYKTNYNGEAHFCALLNTKLETSELRVDCPEHELVK is encoded by the coding sequence ATGAATAAGTCACCCTTCGATCTTTCGCACCAAAACTTAACGGTCGACAGCAAAATTGTTGCTGCCCTTGAGAGAATTTCGCAAGCTTTCAGGGTATTGCTTTGGAATGAAAGCAAGGAGTTATCACTGAGTCCGATTCAAATACAGGTACTGATATTTTTGTTGTACCACAGTGACGAAAAAAGAAAGGTGAGTTACATGGCTCATGAGTTTAACATGACTAAGGCGACTATCAGTGATTCCATCAAATCACTGGAACAGAAAGAATTGATCAGCAAAGAGTATGAACAACATGATACCCGTAGTTATATCATACACCTTACTCCGAAGGGAAAAGAACTTGCCGAACAAACGGCTTTGTTTACCAATGAAATACAAACTCCCGTTAACAAACTTTTACCCGACGATAAGGAGAATCTGCTGTTAAGCTTACTGAACATTATCAGTCATCTTAATAAAACTGGTGTTATTACTATTCAACGAATGTGTATGAGTTGTCGTCATTATAAAACCAACTATAATGGTGAGGCTCATTTTTGTGCATTGCTAAATACGAAGCTGGAAACCTCAGAATTACGGGTGGATTGTCCGGAGCATGAACTAGTAAAATGA